One Halobacterium zhouii genomic region harbors:
- a CDS encoding LLM class flavin-dependent oxidoreductase produces the protein MKLGTGLFTCQQRPDDDRSGSERYEEMLTLARAIDDAGLDSAWVSEHHFAEDDYLSGVTPALGAIAAETDDIEIGSCIALAPLYDPVRLAEDAATIDLISDGRLTLGLAIGSNPREFEQFGVPREERVERLEDATSLLRAAWSDGPLDYDADFHDVDPDVSVTPKPDGDVPIMLGGAAKPAVRRAARTADAWVAPSKLSVEGVRKRHEDVQMVREKEGLDGEFTTYVLRHGFVADSEEEAWETMKPGYFYLQRRYAEIFSGESVDELDAERKQELKEQAVFGTPEQVREELGTYGDALGDDVHVVLRTYYPGLDTDAMVECVERLGDDVAPHV, from the coding sequence ATGAAACTCGGAACCGGCCTGTTCACGTGCCAGCAACGCCCCGACGACGACCGCTCGGGCAGCGAACGCTACGAGGAGATGCTGACGCTCGCGCGCGCCATCGACGACGCCGGCCTCGACTCCGCGTGGGTGTCCGAACACCACTTCGCCGAGGACGACTACCTCTCGGGTGTGACGCCCGCGCTCGGCGCCATCGCGGCCGAGACCGACGATATCGAGATCGGGTCCTGTATCGCGCTCGCGCCGCTGTACGACCCCGTTCGACTCGCGGAGGACGCCGCGACGATCGACCTCATTTCGGACGGTCGGCTCACGCTCGGCCTCGCCATCGGGTCGAACCCCCGCGAGTTCGAGCAGTTCGGCGTCCCGCGCGAGGAGCGCGTCGAGCGCCTCGAGGACGCGACTTCACTCCTGCGCGCGGCGTGGAGTGACGGCCCGCTCGACTACGACGCCGACTTCCACGACGTCGACCCGGACGTTTCGGTCACGCCGAAACCCGACGGCGACGTCCCCATCATGCTCGGCGGCGCCGCGAAGCCGGCGGTCCGCCGCGCCGCGCGCACCGCGGACGCGTGGGTCGCGCCCTCGAAACTCTCCGTCGAGGGCGTCCGCAAGCGCCACGAGGACGTCCAGATGGTGCGCGAGAAGGAAGGCCTCGACGGCGAGTTCACCACGTACGTCCTCCGGCACGGCTTCGTCGCCGACTCCGAGGAGGAAGCCTGGGAGACGATGAAGCCCGGGTACTTCTACCTCCAGCGGCGCTACGCGGAGATATTCTCCGGCGAGTCCGTCGACGAACTCGACGCCGAGCGCAAGCAGGAGTTGAAAGAACAGGCAGTCTTCGGCACCCCCGAGCAGGTCCGGGAGGAACTCGGGACGTACGGGGACGCGCTCGGCGACGACGTCCACGTCGTCCTGCGAACGTACTACCCCGGGCTCGACACGGACGCGATGGTCGAGTGCGTCGAACGGTTGGGGGACGACGTCGCGCCGCACGTGTAG
- a CDS encoding M24 family metallopeptidase, with protein sequence MDGTRGTMAVDWEERIDVRRLREDRKQRVLDRMDDAGLGSVLLLNDPNVRYVTGLAMTGGSGADHYTLLLEDGTIVHWDTADHASNQRYNSPWLDDVRYACPGLGNVPRASGRNSAREFLLGTMADTVVDALEEYDLLDQPMGVDIGNAGLQSALDERGADVRHDAAIDLLEDARKTKTRDEIECLRTVAAICEAGFQKIKEVAKPGMRESEVWGEAVRELWRHGATVHGGYLTSGPNTWPKHQANTTDRVLRPGDLVYADFYNVAFLGYRSCYYRTFSLGEPTEVQRDAYETARDNLYDVIERLEPGATTDEVARGFPDMDGEHADYYGADEYWQMTTNHWAHGLGLQLYEVPLVWRGVSEDHPIEIEPGMTMAVETQEPADRQGVRVEEMVAVREDGPEVLSQWPVAEITTIDY encoded by the coding sequence ATGGACGGAACCCGCGGGACGATGGCGGTCGACTGGGAGGAGCGCATCGACGTCCGGCGCCTCCGCGAGGACCGCAAGCAGCGCGTGCTCGACCGGATGGACGACGCCGGCCTCGGCAGCGTCCTCCTTCTGAACGACCCGAACGTCCGCTACGTGACGGGACTCGCGATGACGGGCGGGAGCGGCGCCGACCACTACACGCTCCTTCTGGAGGACGGCACCATCGTCCACTGGGACACCGCCGACCACGCGAGCAACCAGCGGTACAACTCCCCGTGGCTGGACGACGTGCGGTACGCGTGCCCCGGCCTCGGAAATGTCCCGCGGGCGTCGGGCCGGAACTCCGCCCGCGAGTTCCTCCTCGGCACGATGGCCGACACGGTGGTCGACGCTCTCGAGGAGTACGACCTGCTCGACCAGCCGATGGGCGTCGATATCGGGAACGCGGGCCTCCAGTCGGCACTCGACGAGCGCGGCGCGGACGTTCGCCACGACGCCGCTATCGATTTGCTCGAGGACGCGCGAAAGACGAAGACGCGAGACGAAATCGAGTGCCTTCGGACGGTGGCGGCCATCTGCGAGGCGGGCTTCCAGAAGATCAAGGAGGTCGCGAAACCCGGGATGCGCGAGTCCGAGGTGTGGGGCGAGGCAGTGCGAGAGCTGTGGCGCCACGGCGCGACGGTCCACGGCGGCTACCTCACCTCGGGGCCGAACACGTGGCCGAAACACCAGGCGAACACCACCGACCGCGTGCTCCGGCCCGGCGACCTGGTGTACGCGGACTTCTACAACGTCGCGTTCCTCGGCTACCGCTCGTGTTACTACCGCACGTTCTCCCTCGGCGAACCCACCGAAGTACAGCGGGACGCCTACGAGACCGCTCGCGACAACCTCTACGACGTCATCGAGCGCCTCGAACCCGGCGCGACGACTGACGAGGTCGCGCGCGGATTCCCGGACATGGACGGCGAGCACGCCGACTACTACGGCGCCGACGAGTACTGGCAGATGACCACCAACCACTGGGCCCACGGGTTGGGGCTCCAACTCTACGAGGTCCCCCTGGTCTGGCGCGGCGTCTCGGAGGACCACCCAATCGAGATAGAGCCGGGGATGACGATGGCCGTCGAGACACAGGAGCCCGCCGACCGACAGGGCGTCCGCGTCGAGGAGATGGTCGCCGTGCGCGAGGACGGCCCGGAGGTCCTGAGCCAGTGGCCAGTCGCGGAGATCACCACCATCGACTACTGA
- the paaI gene encoding hydroxyphenylacetyl-CoA thioesterase PaaI, translating into MTDTPADGPDGDVAADVRERIESDPFCASIGVELVELGEGTARTRLRVTDDHLNFHGTLHGGACYSLADAAFAAASNSRGETAVALETNVSYLDAVEPGETLEATAEETHRSSRTAEYDVVVSTSDGDRIATFRGRVYLP; encoded by the coding sequence ATGACCGACACTCCCGCCGACGGGCCGGACGGCGACGTTGCCGCCGACGTTCGCGAGCGGATCGAATCCGACCCGTTCTGTGCGTCCATCGGCGTCGAACTCGTCGAACTCGGCGAGGGAACCGCCCGCACCCGCCTCCGCGTCACCGACGACCACCTGAACTTCCACGGGACGCTCCACGGCGGCGCGTGCTACTCGCTCGCGGACGCGGCGTTCGCCGCGGCGTCGAACTCGCGGGGCGAGACGGCGGTCGCGCTCGAGACGAACGTCTCGTATCTCGACGCCGTCGAACCGGGTGAGACCCTCGAAGCCACCGCCGAGGAGACCCACCGCTCGTCGCGCACGGCGGAGTACGACGTCGTGGTCAGCACCAGCGACGGTGACCGCATCGCGACGTTCCGCGGGCGCGTCTATCTGCCATGA
- a CDS encoding trans-sulfuration enzyme family protein, whose translation MSRQNDYSDRNRFATLAVGSAESETHPHRGGTNDVVPPIHLSTTFEWASGENANEHDYSRESNPTRAALEAQLARLEGGEYGLAFASGMAATSTTMLSLVPPGGHVVSSDSIYSGTEKLLTEHMAGHLGVDIDFVDARDPDNVADAVNADTDLIWVETPSNPLMRLCDIQAIADISDDYDALFGVDSTFASPYYQAPLELDADIVVHSTTKYLNGHSDSIGGAVITDVEEVFEQLAFGQRVGLGNMLSPFDCYLVARGIKTLPARMEHHEKNALEVARFLESHDRVSRVYYPGVESHPQHELANEQMSGYSGMLSFEFDGTRIELEAFVEGLEVFTPGASLGGAESLIEVPSLMLPDEFSRSEDSAEIPETLVRVSIGLEDAEDLCEDLRTALP comes from the coding sequence ATGTCACGACAAAACGATTACTCCGACAGAAATCGATTTGCTACCCTCGCCGTCGGGTCAGCGGAATCTGAGACGCATCCTCACAGAGGTGGAACGAACGATGTCGTCCCGCCAATCCACCTATCGACTACATTCGAGTGGGCAAGTGGAGAAAACGCCAACGAACACGACTATTCTCGCGAGAGCAATCCGACTCGGGCGGCCCTCGAAGCACAGTTAGCTCGTCTCGAAGGTGGAGAGTACGGGTTGGCGTTCGCTTCCGGAATGGCCGCCACATCGACGACGATGCTGTCGCTGGTCCCACCGGGAGGCCACGTCGTCTCCTCGGACTCCATCTATAGCGGAACTGAAAAACTACTCACGGAACACATGGCCGGGCATCTCGGCGTGGACATCGACTTTGTTGACGCCCGTGACCCAGACAACGTTGCTGATGCAGTCAATGCGGATACTGACTTGATCTGGGTTGAAACACCATCGAACCCCTTGATGAGGTTGTGCGACATTCAAGCGATAGCCGACATTTCCGATGACTATGATGCCTTATTCGGCGTGGACAGTACCTTTGCGAGTCCGTACTACCAAGCCCCGCTTGAACTGGACGCCGACATCGTCGTTCACAGCACTACCAAGTATCTCAACGGACATTCCGACTCGATTGGCGGTGCAGTCATCACCGACGTCGAGGAGGTTTTCGAGCAATTAGCGTTCGGACAGCGCGTTGGACTCGGGAATATGCTCTCCCCGTTCGACTGTTACCTCGTGGCGCGAGGCATCAAGACACTGCCTGCGCGGATGGAACATCACGAGAAGAACGCGCTGGAAGTCGCCCGATTCCTCGAAAGCCACGACCGAGTCTCCCGTGTTTACTATCCGGGTGTTGAGAGTCACCCACAACACGAGCTTGCAAATGAGCAAATGTCGGGGTATAGTGGGATGCTGTCCTTCGAGTTCGATGGAACACGCATCGAACTCGAGGCGTTCGTTGAGGGGCTTGAAGTATTCACGCCGGGGGCCAGTCTTGGTGGCGCTGAAAGCCTCATCGAAGTACCGTCACTAATGCTCCCCGACGAGTTCAGTCGTAGTGAGGATTCAGCAGAGATTCCTGAGACGTTGGTACGGGTATCTATCGGCCTCGAAGACGCCGAGGACCTCTGTGAAGACCTTCGGACGGCGCTTCCGTAA
- a CDS encoding antibiotic biosynthesis monooxygenase family protein produces MYLVTFRLDPGEYDAEFHDLNDAIQAAAENTKGYLGKQTWQAPDSEEVLVLYYWESLDAIESFRSGADHKRAKQRWAEWYDAYEVTITEVIDTYGSGFGEDASPIR; encoded by the coding sequence ATGTATTTGGTAACGTTCCGTCTCGACCCGGGTGAGTACGATGCGGAGTTTCACGATTTGAACGATGCGATACAGGCGGCTGCCGAGAACACGAAGGGGTATCTGGGCAAGCAGACGTGGCAGGCACCGGATAGTGAGGAAGTTCTCGTCCTCTACTACTGGGAGTCGTTAGACGCAATCGAGTCGTTTAGGTCGGGTGCGGACCACAAACGTGCGAAACAGCGGTGGGCAGAGTGGTATGACGCCTACGAAGTGACCATTACGGAGGTCATCGACACATACGGGAGTGGGTTCGGCGAAGACGCGAGTCCAATTCGGTAG
- the paaK gene encoding phenylacetate--CoA ligase PaaK, with amino-acid sequence MPYHDVETADSDDLRALQDTRLTNTVQRAYENVPFYRDRLDDAGVSPDTIEGVEDLQELPFTTKEHFREEYPTGLFAVDMDDVLRIHASSGTTGKPKVVGYTETDLGVWESVMARSLYAAGVSPGDTVQNAYGYGLFTGGLGFHDGVEALPATVIPTGGGNTERQISMLQDLESDAFASTPSYCLYLAERAAENGVDVRDLPLSTVTIGAEPFTDPMREEIEAALGVDAIDVYGLSEIIGPGVAIECEHAQDGLHVWEDHFYPEVIDPQTGEVLPPGEEGELVLTTLTKEALPVLRYRTGDVTSLTREECDCGRTMVRMDNVTGRTDDLLVVRGVNLYPSQIEAAVLDFEDVAPQYRIDVHREGNLDRLELTIEHHEEFSGSTDALADDVQDRLADVLALRPDEVDVVAPGGIERQETGKIRRVWDHRE; translated from the coding sequence ATGCCGTACCACGACGTGGAGACCGCGGACAGCGACGACCTCCGGGCCCTCCAGGACACCAGACTCACGAACACCGTCCAGCGCGCGTACGAGAACGTCCCCTTCTACCGCGATCGCCTCGACGACGCGGGCGTCTCCCCCGACACCATCGAGGGCGTCGAGGACCTCCAGGAACTCCCATTCACCACGAAAGAGCACTTCCGCGAGGAGTACCCGACCGGCCTGTTCGCCGTCGACATGGACGACGTCCTACGGATTCACGCATCCTCGGGCACCACCGGGAAGCCGAAGGTCGTCGGCTACACCGAGACCGACCTCGGCGTCTGGGAGTCCGTGATGGCGCGCTCGCTGTACGCCGCCGGCGTCTCCCCCGGCGACACCGTCCAGAACGCGTACGGCTACGGCCTGTTCACGGGCGGTCTGGGCTTCCACGACGGCGTCGAGGCGCTCCCCGCGACCGTGATTCCGACCGGCGGCGGCAACACCGAACGCCAGATATCGATGCTCCAGGACCTCGAGAGCGACGCGTTCGCGTCCACGCCCTCCTACTGCCTCTACCTCGCGGAGCGCGCCGCCGAGAACGGCGTGGACGTCCGCGACCTCCCGCTTTCGACTGTAACCATCGGCGCGGAACCGTTCACGGACCCGATGCGCGAGGAGATCGAGGCCGCACTCGGCGTCGACGCCATCGACGTGTACGGCCTCTCGGAGATCATCGGCCCGGGCGTCGCCATCGAGTGCGAGCACGCCCAGGACGGCCTCCACGTCTGGGAGGACCACTTCTACCCGGAGGTCATCGACCCGCAGACCGGCGAGGTGCTCCCCCCGGGCGAGGAGGGCGAACTCGTCCTCACCACGCTCACGAAGGAAGCCCTTCCCGTGCTCCGGTACCGGACGGGGGATGTCACCTCGCTCACCCGCGAGGAATGCGATTGTGGCCGCACGATGGTCCGCATGGACAACGTCACCGGGCGCACCGACGACCTGCTCGTCGTGCGCGGCGTCAATCTGTACCCGAGTCAGATCGAGGCCGCCGTCCTCGACTTCGAGGACGTCGCCCCGCAGTACCGCATCGACGTCCACCGGGAGGGGAACCTGGACCGACTCGAGTTGACCATCGAACACCACGAGGAGTTCTCCGGGTCCACCGACGCGCTCGCCGACGACGTCCAGGACCGACTCGCGGACGTGCTCGCCCTGCGCCCGGACGAAGTTGACGTGGTTGCTCCGGGTGGTATCGAACGCCAGGAAACCGGAAAGATTCGGCGCGTCTGGGACCACCGAGAGTAG
- a CDS encoding EthD family reductase, with protein sequence MYKHVALLVRQAGLSHDEFVDHWQTNHTPIAREIEGVVRYTTVLPTDPEAAEYDGIAELSFESLDALYDALGSEGSRDYDPAKGKAKEAREDVDNFLAVEERPRLIGEEIVEKDQFDGDTTGLYKHSAFLVRKDGMTHEEFLDHWANEHVPIAREIPGVVRYARVVPTEPEAAEFDGVAELYFEDLGALEASLGVSGNRDYDPDDPKAAAAREDVDNFLAVEERPRFIGRETVQKDERGNDGA encoded by the coding sequence ATGTACAAGCACGTCGCGCTCCTGGTTCGGCAGGCCGGCCTGAGCCACGACGAGTTCGTGGACCACTGGCAGACGAACCACACGCCCATCGCGCGCGAAATCGAGGGCGTCGTCCGGTACACGACCGTCCTCCCGACGGACCCGGAAGCGGCGGAGTACGACGGCATCGCTGAACTCTCCTTCGAGAGTCTCGACGCGCTGTACGACGCGCTCGGCAGTGAGGGATCGCGGGATTACGACCCCGCGAAGGGGAAGGCGAAGGAGGCCCGCGAGGACGTCGACAACTTCCTCGCCGTCGAGGAGCGCCCGCGACTCATCGGCGAGGAGATCGTCGAGAAAGACCAGTTCGACGGCGACACCACCGGCCTCTACAAGCATTCGGCGTTCCTCGTGCGGAAGGACGGGATGACCCACGAGGAGTTCCTCGACCACTGGGCGAACGAGCACGTCCCCATCGCCCGGGAGATTCCCGGCGTCGTGCGGTACGCTCGCGTCGTCCCCACTGAACCCGAGGCCGCGGAGTTCGACGGCGTCGCGGAACTCTACTTCGAGGACCTCGGCGCCCTGGAGGCATCACTGGGCGTGAGCGGCAACCGGGATTACGACCCCGACGACCCGAAAGCCGCTGCCGCGCGCGAGGACGTCGACAACTTCCTCGCCGTCGAGGAGCGCCCGCGGTTCATCGGGCGCGAGACGGTCCAGAAAGACGAGAGAGGAAACGATGGCGCCTGA
- a CDS encoding HD domain-containing protein codes for MAPDFRTQVEDAFPELDDVEDEALREKVLDAWVLGLERGGWRNVHDIPYAWNIHEVTNVEHVRGVTKIAERSGEIQREFHDADTDMDVVRAAALLHDVGKCYEYVAHVEDAVLDDPDPEYANEDVPHSLSGYALAHEVGCPLAVQRAIPHFLGEVPKRTVEAELVKSANSASSNAITQATMGISLDEWVKQYSQTTE; via the coding sequence ATGGCGCCTGACTTCCGAACGCAGGTCGAGGACGCGTTCCCCGAGCTCGACGACGTCGAGGACGAGGCCCTCCGCGAGAAAGTGCTCGACGCGTGGGTGCTCGGCCTCGAACGCGGCGGGTGGCGGAACGTCCACGACATCCCGTACGCGTGGAACATCCACGAGGTGACGAACGTCGAGCACGTCCGCGGCGTCACGAAGATAGCGGAGCGCTCCGGCGAGATCCAGCGCGAGTTCCACGACGCCGACACGGACATGGACGTCGTGCGCGCGGCGGCGCTCCTCCACGACGTCGGGAAGTGCTACGAGTACGTCGCGCACGTCGAGGACGCCGTGCTCGACGACCCCGACCCCGAGTACGCGAACGAGGACGTTCCGCACTCCCTGTCGGGGTACGCGCTCGCCCACGAGGTCGGCTGTCCGCTCGCAGTCCAACGCGCCATCCCGCACTTCCTCGGCGAAGTCCCGAAGCGAACGGTGGAAGCGGAACTCGTGAAGAGCGCGAACTCCGCGAGTTCGAACGCCATCACCCAGGCGACGATGGGCATCTCCCTCGACGAGTGGGTCAAGCAGTACTCGCAGACCACGGAGTAG
- a CDS encoding NAD-dependent epimerase/dehydratase family protein yields MSTVLVTGGTGFIGAFTAQELVEHGHDVVAFDISTDRQKLSALGVAEDVNVVRGDVTDATEVFRAVREHDVDRIVHLAALLTNTAADDPRAALEVNVLGTNNVFEAARTFDLDRVAWASSAAVYASPEHYDGDVTEEDLVYPDTLYGATKEYNEHQASAYEEFGVSHVGLRPTVAYGPYRETGGSAFLVDLIEKPALGESFSVEYGDQYIDWQYVRDIAQAFRKAAFADEADLSRRVYNVAGETTTIREAAEVVRRVVPEADLTVSDEGELPWTQTLDTTAAERDLGYDPEYDLEAGVREYVNVLREEHGLDPV; encoded by the coding sequence ATGTCAACCGTTCTCGTGACGGGCGGTACCGGTTTCATCGGCGCGTTCACGGCCCAGGAACTCGTCGAGCACGGACACGACGTGGTCGCGTTCGACATCTCCACGGACCGCCAGAAACTGTCGGCGCTCGGCGTCGCCGAGGACGTAAACGTCGTGCGCGGCGACGTGACCGACGCAACCGAAGTGTTCCGCGCGGTTCGCGAGCACGACGTGGACCGCATCGTGCATCTCGCGGCGCTGCTCACGAACACCGCCGCGGACGACCCGCGCGCGGCCCTCGAAGTGAACGTCCTCGGGACGAACAACGTGTTCGAGGCGGCGCGCACGTTCGACCTCGACCGCGTCGCGTGGGCGTCCAGTGCGGCCGTCTACGCCTCGCCGGAGCACTACGACGGCGACGTCACTGAGGAGGACCTCGTCTACCCGGACACGCTGTACGGCGCGACGAAGGAGTACAACGAACACCAGGCGAGCGCGTACGAGGAGTTCGGCGTCTCCCACGTCGGTCTTCGACCTACTGTCGCCTACGGCCCCTACCGGGAGACCGGCGGGTCGGCGTTCCTCGTCGACCTCATCGAGAAACCCGCGCTCGGGGAGTCGTTCTCTGTGGAGTACGGCGACCAGTACATCGACTGGCAGTACGTCCGGGACATCGCGCAGGCGTTCCGGAAAGCGGCATTCGCCGACGAGGCCGACCTCTCGCGGCGCGTCTACAACGTCGCCGGCGAGACGACGACCATCCGGGAGGCCGCCGAGGTGGTCCGTCGGGTCGTTCCCGAGGCCGACCTCACCGTCTCGGACGAGGGCGAACTGCCGTGGACGCAGACCCTCGACACGACCGCCGCGGAACGGGACCTCGGCTATGACCCCGAGTACGACCTGGAGGCGGGCGTCCGCGAGTACGTGAACGTGCTCCGCGAGGAGCACGGTCTCGACCCCGTCTGA
- a CDS encoding thiamine pyrophosphate-binding protein has translation MTTTAAGIAAALDALDTEYVFGFPGGRVIEVFEALAHTDADVEVVRPRDEREASVMAEVHGRLTGEPGVLAGQGPWVGSIGAFGQMEARLGSSPMVVITEASERGEYSTLAPYQQARGDYGGVDVPQILDAVTKEVWEPRTPTETLRTLGLAFKHATAGRPGPTAVVLDGDAVTEDVPSEPEPPLWEAAAQARTWESRPTAEDVADAADALEAADRPVIIAGNGVHAAGAYDDLRAVADAYDCVVTTSYLGKSTIPETHDRAAGVIGSFGHEGANRVVSEADTLLVVGCRLNPMDANWLAPSFVRPDEQTILHADVDPRNTGWVYPADVGLVGDAKESLSALAEAGGSTNDWALDRAADARTDFHVSECDDDSAPIKPQRAVQAIDDVVDEDTLVTADSGNNRFWLLNYLQVPSEQGYIGSGGVGGMGWAAPAAVSAALTTDRNVISVTGDGGFAMSATAVETAVEYGVAPTFVVLNDAGLGMVRQMDDAIPGTTFRDTDYVALAEAYGADAERVTEPADLDRALRDAKAADAPTVLDVRIDPDEPMAESLQSSFYAAVGGLHE, from the coding sequence ATGACCACGACAGCCGCGGGCATCGCCGCCGCTCTCGACGCCCTCGACACCGAGTACGTCTTCGGCTTCCCCGGTGGGCGCGTCATCGAGGTGTTCGAAGCGCTCGCGCACACCGACGCGGACGTCGAAGTCGTCCGCCCGCGCGACGAACGCGAGGCGAGCGTGATGGCGGAAGTCCACGGCAGACTCACCGGCGAACCGGGCGTACTCGCAGGGCAGGGGCCGTGGGTCGGTAGTATCGGCGCGTTCGGCCAGATGGAGGCGCGACTCGGCTCCTCGCCGATGGTCGTGATCACCGAGGCCTCCGAGCGCGGCGAGTACTCCACGCTCGCGCCCTACCAGCAGGCCCGGGGCGACTACGGTGGCGTCGACGTCCCCCAGATTCTGGACGCGGTCACGAAGGAAGTGTGGGAGCCCCGGACGCCCACCGAAACCCTCCGAACGCTCGGCCTCGCGTTCAAGCACGCGACCGCCGGACGGCCCGGGCCGACGGCCGTCGTCCTCGACGGCGACGCTGTCACCGAGGACGTACCCAGCGAACCGGAACCGCCGCTCTGGGAGGCCGCTGCCCAGGCCCGAACCTGGGAGTCCCGGCCGACCGCGGAGGACGTCGCCGACGCAGCGGACGCCCTCGAAGCAGCCGACCGACCCGTGATAATCGCCGGAAACGGCGTCCACGCGGCGGGCGCGTACGACGACCTGCGGGCAGTCGCCGACGCCTACGACTGCGTCGTCACCACCTCCTACCTCGGGAAATCCACGATCCCAGAGACCCACGACCGCGCCGCGGGCGTCATCGGCTCGTTCGGCCACGAGGGTGCGAACCGCGTGGTCAGCGAGGCCGACACCCTGCTCGTCGTCGGCTGCCGGCTCAACCCGATGGACGCCAACTGGCTCGCGCCGTCGTTCGTCCGTCCGGACGAACAGACCATCCTCCACGCCGACGTCGATCCCAGAAATACGGGCTGGGTGTACCCCGCGGATGTCGGCCTCGTCGGCGACGCCAAAGAGTCGCTCTCCGCGCTTGCCGAGGCGGGAGGCAGCACCAACGACTGGGCGCTCGACCGCGCGGCGGACGCCCGAACCGACTTCCACGTCTCCGAGTGCGACGACGACTCCGCGCCCATCAAGCCCCAGCGCGCCGTGCAGGCCATCGACGACGTGGTCGACGAGGACACGCTCGTCACCGCGGACTCCGGGAACAACCGCTTCTGGCTGCTGAACTACCTCCAGGTGCCCAGCGAGCAGGGGTACATCGGGAGCGGCGGCGTCGGCGGCATGGGGTGGGCCGCGCCCGCCGCCGTCAGCGCCGCGCTCACCACCGACCGCAACGTCATCTCCGTCACCGGGGACGGCGGGTTCGCCATGTCCGCCACCGCCGTCGAGACGGCCGTCGAGTACGGCGTCGCGCCGACGTTCGTGGTGCTGAACGACGCCGGCCTCGGGATGGTCCGCCAGATGGACGACGCGATTCCGGGAACGACGTTCCGGGATACCGACTACGTGGCGCTCGCGGAGGCGTACGGCGCGGACGCGGAGCGAGTCACCGAACCCGCGGACCTCGACCGTGCGCTCCGTGACGCGAAGGCCGCCGACGCGCCGACGGTGCTTGACGTCCGCATCGACCCCGACGAACCGATGGCCGAATCACTGCAGTCGTCGTTCTACGCGGCGGTCGGCGGCCTCCACGAGTAG